From a single Myxocyprinus asiaticus isolate MX2 ecotype Aquarium Trade chromosome 47, UBuf_Myxa_2, whole genome shotgun sequence genomic region:
- the LOC127436771 gene encoding ragulator complex protein LAMTOR4: MTTALTQGLERIPDQIGYLVISEDGVLASAGELENDEHTAGVIMQMVRTACRFRLHGTADPPFKRMSVMFEDYVYAVTISGQKVFVVKRHNNQREPVTA, from the exons ATG ACCACAGCTCTGACCCAGGGTTTAGAAAGAATACCCGACCAGATTGGATATTTGGTTATTAGTGAAGATGGTGTACTTGCG TCTGCTGGAGAGCTGGAGAATGACGAGCACACAGCAGGAGTGATCATGCAGATGGTCCGAACAGCTTGTCGTTTCAGGTTGCATGGGACAGCTGACCCCCCTTTCAAACGCatgtcag TGATGTTTGAAGACTATGTTTATGCTGTGACCATCTCCGGACAGAAAGTTTTTGTAGTCAAAAGGCACAACAACCAACGGGAACCTGTTACTGCCTAG
- the LOC127436760 gene encoding GRIP and coiled-coil domain-containing protein 1-like isoform X1, which yields MEKFGMSFGGGPSKNDLLETIEVLKKQLVKYQTRFKDVVRAYQSLLKEKEALEASLKVLTISQEVNLSQRGENLSLGESCGNTERHLASDLGDDRCSLHSEDSLDTAASADTATSVTSNSTKGDLREEDQSCALDRAAVLPQQSEAASGSESGMSSSSSGCVEQPPPAVIAAVDADRRVIQLKTQLSTLTSSLATVTQEKSRMEASFQVDKRKMKQELEELQARMEEDQKQHQAELQSLQEQLAESKARVITQQHERAQEQSDHAHMLRELQKLLQEERGLRQDAELKLEDARDTLAAAMHAADQGLVYEVRLKEITQEQEVLRKSLKAAEVEKSKPDPRVEELQQEIAELKAHFNQQLQQEVRKAAQADERLRQQAQMEEARVARLEERVSELSELLGACEKARQKDQQNAQRLRERILQLDTENKTLAIAAVNRSTTSDLNIDDANLNVEVLKYKFEKVKKLLLLAAQRSQDQEIERLVEEERDQEVSEGEKASALHYQQELRQLREEFERYKMRAQGVLKNKNTKDGNQAKELEEARDQLAELKEKYINLRILSDEAESQHKRDLEEHQQGLGVLQQAHKQEVEKLNAQHRENFLRLEEELHKQRDRTMALLAERDLELERLRAAALIGFGSHQRHGADNDTVMEGSDLEEGDQVQEESDIIAEALKLAGPNEPTLLLYAEQLARKEVEASALRKQKNRLEEDLRQLQGKLITNGERHEEEVAELRCQLDKQIRDQGRDGANLEYLKNVIYKFLTLHDTRGRQQTLTAILTILHFSPQEKQAVLKQHTHSWWMAGMR from the exons ATGGAGAAGTTTGGGATGAGCTTCGGTGGAGGCCCGAGCAAGAATGACCTGCTTGAAACCATCGAAGTGCTGAAGAAACAACTTGTGAAGTATCAGACACGCTTCAAAGATGTTGTCAGAGCGTACCAAAGCCTACTTAAGGAAAAGGAGGCCTTGGAAGCCAGCCTCAAGGTACTTACCATTTCTCAGGAGGTAAACCTAAGCCAGCGAGGTGAAAACCTGTCCCTTGGTGAAAGCTGTGGAAACACTGAACGACATTTGGCATCTGACCTCGGTGATGACCGCTGTTCGCTTCACAGTGAAGACAGCCTGGACACAGCAGCCTCTGCTGATACAGCAACCAGTGTGACCAGCAACAGCACTAAAGGAGATCTAAGAGAAGAGGACCAAAGCTGCGCTTTAGATAGAGCTGCCGTTTTACCCCAGCAATCTGAGGCGGCAAGCGGGTCTGAGAGTGGcatgagcagcagcagcagtggatGTGTGGAACAGCCGCCACCCGCTGTCATCGCTGCAGTGGACGCAGATCGCCGTGTCATCCAACTTAAGACACAGCTGTCCACCCTGACCAGTTCCTTGGCCACCGTCACTCAAGAGAAGTCCAGAATGGAGGCCTCGTTCCAGGTGGACAAGCGGAAGATGAAGCAGGAACTGGAGGAGCTACAGGCCAGGATGGAGGAAGATCAGAAGCAGCACCAGGCGGAGCTTCAGAGCCTGCAGGAACAACTGGCGGAGAGCAAAGCGCGTGTCATCACCCAGCAGCATGAACGAGCGCAAGAGCAGAGTGACCACGCGCACATGCTCCGAGAGCTCCAGAAACTTCTGCAGGAGGAGAGGGGTCTGAGACAGGATGCAGAACTCAAACTGGAAGATGCTCGAGACACGTTAGCTGCAGCAATGCATGCAGCAGACCAAGGGCTAGTTTACGAGGTGCGGCTGAAAGAGATCACTCAGGAACAGGAGGTGTTGAGGAAGAGCCTGAAAGCGGCAGAGGTGGAGAAGAGCAAACCCGACCCACGTGTGGAGGAGCTCCAGCAAGAGATTGCAGAGCTCAAAGCTCACTTCAATCAGCAGCTTCAACAGGAGGTCAGAAAG GCGGCACAGGCAGATGAGCGTCTAAGACAACAGGCGCAAATGGAGGAGGCACGAGTGGCCAGACTTGAGGAGCGAGTATCTGAGCTCTCGGAACTGCTGGGTGCCTGTGAGAAGGCCAGACAGAAGGACCAACAGAATGCTCAGAGGTTACGGGAACGCATCCTTCAACTCGACACTGAGAACAAAACCCTTGCCATCGCAGCAGTCAACAGGTCAACGACCTCTGATCTCAACATTGATGATGCTAACTTGAACGTAGAGGTGTTAAAATACAAGTTTGAGAAGGTGAAGAAGTTACTGCTGTTGGCTGCACAAAGATCTCAAGACCAAGAGATTGAGAGGCTGGTggaggaagaaagggaccaggaaGTTTCCGAAGGGGAGAAGGCCTCAGCACTCCACTACCAGCAAGAGCTCCGGCAATTGAGGGAAGAGTTTGAGCGCTACAAAATGAGGGCACAAGGTGTTCTTAAAAACAAGAACACGAAAGATGGCAACCAGGCCAAAGAGTTAGAGGAAGCACGTGACCAGCTGGCTGAGCTGAAGGAGAAGTACATCAACCTTCGTATCCTCTCCGATGAGGCAGAATCTCAGCACAAACGAGACCTGGAAGAGCATCAACAAGGGCTTGGAGTACTCCAGCAGGCCCACAAACAGGAAGTTGAGAAGCTGAATGCTCAACACAGGGAGAACTTCCTGCGGCTTGAGGAAGAGCTGCACAAACAGAGAGATCGCACCATGGCCCTGCTGGCAGAAAGAGACCTCGAGCTGGAGAGGCTTCGGGCTGCTGCGTTGATCGGCTTCGGAAGCCATCAGAGGCATGGTGCAGATAATGACACAGTGATGGAAGGAAGTGACCTGGAGGAGGGTGATCAAGTACAAGAAGAAAGTGACATTATTGCTGAAGCCTTGAAACTTGCTGGGCCCAACGAGCCAACTTTGTTGCTGTATGCCGAACAATTGGCACGTAAAGAGGTGGAGGCCTCTGCCTTACGCAAACAAAAGAATCGTCTAGAGGAAGACTTGCGCCAGCTGCAAGGGAAGCTGATCACTAATGGCGAAAGGCATGAAGAGGAGGTTGCTGAGCTTCGCTGCCAGCTAGACAAGCAGATTCGGGACCAGGGAAGAGATGGGGCCAATCTTGAGTACCTCAAGAATGTCATTTATAAGTTTCTCACGCTCCATGACACAAGAGGACGTCAGCAGACGCTCACAGCTATTTTGACCATTTTGCACTTCAGTCCTCAAGAGAAACAAGCTGTGCTGAAGCAGCATACCCACAGCTGGTGGATGGCAGGGATGAGATAA
- the LOC127436760 gene encoding GRIP and coiled-coil domain-containing protein 1-like isoform X2 — MEKFGMSFGGGPSKNDLLETIEVLKKQLVKYQTRFKDVVRAYQSLLKEKEALEASLKVLTISQEVNLSQRGENLSLGESCGNTERHLASDLGDDRCSLHSEDSLDTAASADTATSVTSNSTKGDLREEDQSCALDRAAVLPQQSEAASGSESGMSSSSSGCVEQPPPAVIAAVDADRRVIQLKTQLSTLTSSLATVTQEKSRMEASFQVDKRKMKQELEELQARMEEDQKQHQAELQSLQEQLAESKARVITQQHERAQEQSDHAHMLRELQKLLQEERGLRQDAELKLEDARDTLAAAMHAADQGLVYEVRLKEITQEQEVLRKSLKAAEVEKSKPDPRVEELQQEIAELKAHFNQQLQQEAAQADERLRQQAQMEEARVARLEERVSELSELLGACEKARQKDQQNAQRLRERILQLDTENKTLAIAAVNRSTTSDLNIDDANLNVEVLKYKFEKVKKLLLLAAQRSQDQEIERLVEEERDQEVSEGEKASALHYQQELRQLREEFERYKMRAQGVLKNKNTKDGNQAKELEEARDQLAELKEKYINLRILSDEAESQHKRDLEEHQQGLGVLQQAHKQEVEKLNAQHRENFLRLEEELHKQRDRTMALLAERDLELERLRAAALIGFGSHQRHGADNDTVMEGSDLEEGDQVQEESDIIAEALKLAGPNEPTLLLYAEQLARKEVEASALRKQKNRLEEDLRQLQGKLITNGERHEEEVAELRCQLDKQIRDQGRDGANLEYLKNVIYKFLTLHDTRGRQQTLTAILTILHFSPQEKQAVLKQHTHSWWMAGMR, encoded by the exons ATGGAGAAGTTTGGGATGAGCTTCGGTGGAGGCCCGAGCAAGAATGACCTGCTTGAAACCATCGAAGTGCTGAAGAAACAACTTGTGAAGTATCAGACACGCTTCAAAGATGTTGTCAGAGCGTACCAAAGCCTACTTAAGGAAAAGGAGGCCTTGGAAGCCAGCCTCAAGGTACTTACCATTTCTCAGGAGGTAAACCTAAGCCAGCGAGGTGAAAACCTGTCCCTTGGTGAAAGCTGTGGAAACACTGAACGACATTTGGCATCTGACCTCGGTGATGACCGCTGTTCGCTTCACAGTGAAGACAGCCTGGACACAGCAGCCTCTGCTGATACAGCAACCAGTGTGACCAGCAACAGCACTAAAGGAGATCTAAGAGAAGAGGACCAAAGCTGCGCTTTAGATAGAGCTGCCGTTTTACCCCAGCAATCTGAGGCGGCAAGCGGGTCTGAGAGTGGcatgagcagcagcagcagtggatGTGTGGAACAGCCGCCACCCGCTGTCATCGCTGCAGTGGACGCAGATCGCCGTGTCATCCAACTTAAGACACAGCTGTCCACCCTGACCAGTTCCTTGGCCACCGTCACTCAAGAGAAGTCCAGAATGGAGGCCTCGTTCCAGGTGGACAAGCGGAAGATGAAGCAGGAACTGGAGGAGCTACAGGCCAGGATGGAGGAAGATCAGAAGCAGCACCAGGCGGAGCTTCAGAGCCTGCAGGAACAACTGGCGGAGAGCAAAGCGCGTGTCATCACCCAGCAGCATGAACGAGCGCAAGAGCAGAGTGACCACGCGCACATGCTCCGAGAGCTCCAGAAACTTCTGCAGGAGGAGAGGGGTCTGAGACAGGATGCAGAACTCAAACTGGAAGATGCTCGAGACACGTTAGCTGCAGCAATGCATGCAGCAGACCAAGGGCTAGTTTACGAGGTGCGGCTGAAAGAGATCACTCAGGAACAGGAGGTGTTGAGGAAGAGCCTGAAAGCGGCAGAGGTGGAGAAGAGCAAACCCGACCCACGTGTGGAGGAGCTCCAGCAAGAGATTGCAGAGCTCAAAGCTCACTTCAATCAGCAGCTTCAACAGGAG GCGGCACAGGCAGATGAGCGTCTAAGACAACAGGCGCAAATGGAGGAGGCACGAGTGGCCAGACTTGAGGAGCGAGTATCTGAGCTCTCGGAACTGCTGGGTGCCTGTGAGAAGGCCAGACAGAAGGACCAACAGAATGCTCAGAGGTTACGGGAACGCATCCTTCAACTCGACACTGAGAACAAAACCCTTGCCATCGCAGCAGTCAACAGGTCAACGACCTCTGATCTCAACATTGATGATGCTAACTTGAACGTAGAGGTGTTAAAATACAAGTTTGAGAAGGTGAAGAAGTTACTGCTGTTGGCTGCACAAAGATCTCAAGACCAAGAGATTGAGAGGCTGGTggaggaagaaagggaccaggaaGTTTCCGAAGGGGAGAAGGCCTCAGCACTCCACTACCAGCAAGAGCTCCGGCAATTGAGGGAAGAGTTTGAGCGCTACAAAATGAGGGCACAAGGTGTTCTTAAAAACAAGAACACGAAAGATGGCAACCAGGCCAAAGAGTTAGAGGAAGCACGTGACCAGCTGGCTGAGCTGAAGGAGAAGTACATCAACCTTCGTATCCTCTCCGATGAGGCAGAATCTCAGCACAAACGAGACCTGGAAGAGCATCAACAAGGGCTTGGAGTACTCCAGCAGGCCCACAAACAGGAAGTTGAGAAGCTGAATGCTCAACACAGGGAGAACTTCCTGCGGCTTGAGGAAGAGCTGCACAAACAGAGAGATCGCACCATGGCCCTGCTGGCAGAAAGAGACCTCGAGCTGGAGAGGCTTCGGGCTGCTGCGTTGATCGGCTTCGGAAGCCATCAGAGGCATGGTGCAGATAATGACACAGTGATGGAAGGAAGTGACCTGGAGGAGGGTGATCAAGTACAAGAAGAAAGTGACATTATTGCTGAAGCCTTGAAACTTGCTGGGCCCAACGAGCCAACTTTGTTGCTGTATGCCGAACAATTGGCACGTAAAGAGGTGGAGGCCTCTGCCTTACGCAAACAAAAGAATCGTCTAGAGGAAGACTTGCGCCAGCTGCAAGGGAAGCTGATCACTAATGGCGAAAGGCATGAAGAGGAGGTTGCTGAGCTTCGCTGCCAGCTAGACAAGCAGATTCGGGACCAGGGAAGAGATGGGGCCAATCTTGAGTACCTCAAGAATGTCATTTATAAGTTTCTCACGCTCCATGACACAAGAGGACGTCAGCAGACGCTCACAGCTATTTTGACCATTTTGCACTTCAGTCCTCAAGAGAAACAAGCTGTGCTGAAGCAGCATACCCACAGCTGGTGGATGGCAGGGATGAGATAA